From the genome of Scytonema hofmannii PCC 7110, one region includes:
- a CDS encoding alpha/beta hydrolase, producing the protein MTKISQVFLSTLALLLSGTGLFLSAWIVLPAPTMLLLALAVGAPEVCPWLLGLNAIALLLAWLWIYQRRLKSLACIVSSIGLLICGLELATIPQTQMQMANAIALGLGVNYLEKIPVEIRAKMRSPLAQAVPGLSHPFSLTDSFLGIHRDETRHHTGIRFANPNGVPLSMEVYQPLKVGKYPALVVIYGGAWQRGSPSANAEFNQYMASRGYTVFAIDYRHAPQHRFPAQLEDVRAALNFIRTHAVEYEADVERMVLFGRSSGAHLAMLAAYQPDAPPLRAVISYYGPVNLAEGYKDPPSPDPINVRQVLETFLGGSLQELPQQYKIASPVHYVTRPLPPTLLVYGDRDHIVEAKFGRRMYQRLLTSKTTTVFLEIPWAEHAFDAVFNGVNNQLALYYTERFLAWAFFNQ; encoded by the coding sequence ATGACTAAAATTAGCCAAGTCTTTTTATCAACGCTAGCACTGCTTTTAAGTGGTACTGGTCTTTTCTTAAGTGCTTGGATTGTCCTTCCTGCGCCGACTATGCTTTTACTGGCTTTGGCTGTAGGCGCACCTGAAGTCTGTCCTTGGTTATTGGGATTAAATGCTATAGCTCTTTTGCTGGCTTGGTTGTGGATTTACCAACGCCGCCTCAAGTCTCTAGCTTGTATCGTTAGCTCGATAGGATTGCTTATCTGTGGATTGGAGTTGGCGACGATACCACAAACTCAAATGCAGATGGCAAATGCGATCGCATTGGGTTTAGGTGTAAATTATCTAGAAAAGATTCCCGTAGAAATCAGGGCGAAAATGCGATCGCCCTTGGCGCAAGCCGTACCCGGCTTATCGCATCCCTTCAGCCTCACAGATTCCTTTCTTGGGATTCATCGCGATGAAACTCGCCATCACACAGGTATCCGCTTTGCCAATCCTAACGGAGTCCCGCTAAGTATGGAAGTTTACCAACCCCTAAAGGTGGGTAAATATCCAGCACTAGTTGTCATCTATGGTGGTGCGTGGCAAAGGGGTAGTCCTAGTGCAAATGCTGAATTCAACCAATACATGGCATCACGTGGATATACAGTATTTGCCATTGATTACCGCCATGCACCCCAACACCGCTTTCCCGCCCAATTAGAGGATGTACGTGCAGCCCTCAATTTTATTCGCACGCACGCAGTAGAGTATGAAGCTGATGTAGAACGAATGGTGTTGTTTGGGCGTTCATCTGGCGCACACTTGGCAATGCTTGCCGCTTATCAACCTGATGCACCGCCACTCCGCGCTGTTATTAGCTATTATGGTCCAGTGAACCTCGCTGAAGGATACAAAGATCCACCATCACCCGATCCGATTAATGTTCGTCAGGTTTTGGAAACATTTTTAGGTGGCTCACTCCAAGAACTTCCCCAACAGTATAAGATAGCTTCACCAGTTCATTACGTGACACGTCCGTTACCACCAACACTCTTAGTTTATGGCGATCGCGACCACATAGTGGAGGCCAAATTTGGACGCCGGATGTATCAACGCTTACTTACCTCTAAGACCACTACTGTTTTCTTAGAAATTCCCTGGGCAGAACACGCTTTTGATGCTGTTTTCAATGGTGTGAACAATCAATTGGCACTGTACTATACTGAAAGGTTTTTGGCTTGGGCATTTTTTAACCAATAA
- a CDS encoding AAA-like domain-containing protein, with product MRDNPRVKTILILAANPTNTSRLRLDKEVQEIDEGLRRANKREQFQLEQKWAVRSRDFYRSILDTQPQIVHFCGHGAGEDGIVLEDEAGEAALVQANELARMFKLFASESIECVVLNACYSEVQAQAIAQHVSYVIGTNQTIGDNAAIAFSMAFYDALAAGRTIEFAFELGSSRLVGLPEYQTPVLKKKSQDGLSSSVGKGIEKLPDAKPTDRKHIFISYKRNADPDEALALQLYHSLSQHHEVFIDQRMVVGTRWAECIEKQLCKSDFLIVFLSSRSVHSEMLGLEIQRAHELAQLHGGRPAILPVRLAYREQFQYPLSAYLDSINWAFWQDDSDTPRLIAELTQAIAGGELSIGEAQKPSLLRASEALSFPRPFPNAQLEMPEGTMDSESQFYVERPCDAIALRTIEQKGVTIAIKGSRQVGKSSLLIRIKETAEKAGKRVAYLDFQLFDKAALQDSELFFRQFCSWVSDELDMEDRVDECWRAPLGNTQRCTRYISRHILKGLGKQPLVLAMDEVDKVFDAEFRNDFFGMLRSWHNCRATTPIWKNFDLTLVTSTEPYQLIDDLNQSPFNVGQVIEMGDFGPEQVADLNQRHGLPFNPSEERRLIGLLGGHPYLIRRSLYLIASQQISPNDLFANAINDSGPFGDHLRHHLSLLHNKTELIQGLLEIIRQNNCADKRIFWRLRGAGLVREEGKAIVPRCQLYAEYFRENLRE from the coding sequence ATGAGAGATAACCCGCGTGTCAAAACTATATTGATTCTGGCTGCAAACCCGACAAATACCTCTCGATTGCGATTGGACAAAGAGGTACAGGAGATTGATGAAGGGTTGCGACGAGCGAACAAACGCGAGCAATTTCAATTAGAGCAAAAATGGGCAGTCAGATCCCGCGACTTTTACCGATCAATTCTTGACACTCAACCCCAGATCGTTCACTTTTGCGGGCATGGTGCAGGGGAGGATGGTATTGTGTTGGAAGATGAGGCAGGGGAAGCAGCACTGGTACAGGCAAATGAATTGGCGCGTATGTTTAAGCTGTTTGCTTCAGAGAGTATTGAGTGTGTGGTACTCAATGCCTGCTATTCTGAAGTACAAGCACAAGCGATCGCACAACACGTCAGTTATGTGATAGGAACAAATCAGACAATTGGGGATAATGCAGCTATTGCTTTTTCTATGGCATTTTACGATGCCCTAGCAGCTGGGAGAACTATTGAGTTTGCTTTTGAATTGGGGAGTTCTCGTTTGGTTGGGCTACCAGAATACCAGACTCCTGTACTCAAGAAGAAGTCACAAGATGGATTGTCTTCTTCTGTAGGAAAAGGAATTGAGAAATTACCAGACGCTAAACCAACAGACCGCAAGCACATTTTTATCAGTTACAAGCGCAATGCTGACCCTGATGAAGCACTGGCTTTACAACTATATCATTCGCTGTCGCAACACCATGAGGTCTTTATCGACCAAAGAATGGTGGTGGGGACTCGTTGGGCTGAGTGTATAGAAAAGCAACTCTGTAAATCAGATTTTCTGATTGTTTTTCTTTCCTCTCGTTCAGTCCACAGCGAGATGCTGGGATTGGAAATTCAGAGGGCGCACGAGCTGGCACAATTACACGGAGGACGCCCTGCGATTCTTCCCGTGCGTTTGGCATATCGAGAACAGTTTCAGTATCCGTTAAGTGCTTACTTAGACTCCATCAATTGGGCGTTTTGGCAAGATGATAGCGATACACCACGCCTAATAGCAGAGTTAACTCAAGCGATCGCAGGCGGTGAATTGAGTATCGGTGAAGCACAAAAGCCCAGTTTACTGAGAGCCAGTGAGGCATTATCCTTTCCCCGTCCCTTCCCGAACGCACAATTGGAAATGCCAGAAGGGACAATGGACAGTGAATCTCAATTTTATGTCGAACGTCCGTGCGATGCGATCGCATTACGAACTATCGAGCAAAAAGGAGTCACTATCGCAATCAAAGGATCGAGACAAGTTGGAAAAAGTTCGCTGTTGATTCGCATCAAAGAAACAGCCGAGAAAGCAGGTAAGCGAGTGGCGTATTTAGATTTCCAACTGTTTGATAAAGCAGCCCTGCAAGATAGCGAACTTTTCTTCCGCCAGTTTTGCTCCTGGGTGAGTGATGAACTCGATATGGAAGATCGTGTTGATGAATGTTGGCGTGCTCCGTTGGGAAATACTCAACGCTGTACCCGTTATATCAGCCGCCATATATTAAAAGGATTGGGCAAACAACCATTGGTTTTAGCCATGGATGAAGTCGATAAAGTTTTTGACGCTGAGTTTCGCAACGATTTCTTTGGAATGTTGCGGAGTTGGCACAACTGTCGCGCTACAACGCCCATTTGGAAAAACTTCGATCTCACCCTAGTTACCTCCACAGAACCCTATCAACTGATAGACGACTTGAACCAATCCCCCTTTAACGTTGGACAGGTGATAGAAATGGGAGATTTCGGCCCCGAACAGGTAGCAGATCTCAACCAGCGTCACGGTTTACCATTCAACCCCAGTGAAGAAAGACGATTGATTGGGCTACTCGGAGGGCATCCTTATTTAATCAGGCGATCGCTATACTTAATAGCCAGTCAGCAAATTTCCCCAAATGATTTATTTGCCAATGCCATCAATGATAGCGGGCCTTTTGGGGATCACCTACGCCATCACCTTTCACTGCTACATAATAAAACAGAATTAATCCAAGGTTTATTAGAAATTATTCGTCAAAACAACTGTGCTGATAAACGTATCTTTTGGCGATTGCGGGGTGCAGGCTTGGTAAGAGAAGAAGGAAAAGCGATCGTTCCGCGCTGTCAGCTTTATGCCGAGTATTTCCGGGAGAACCTACGTGAGTAA
- a CDS encoding serine/threonine-protein kinase gives MLLNNRYRVLRTLGNGGFGETFLAEDTQMPSQRRCVIKQLKPIQDNPQVYELVQQRFRREAAILEDLGDGSSQIPRLYAYFSENGQFYLVQEYIEGQTLTAKVQQQGLLSESSVKEILTSILPVLEFVHNKGIVHRDIKPENILIRHRDEQPVLIDFGAVKETVGTVMTPSGNSTKSIVIGTPGYMPSEQSVGRPMFASDLYSLGLTAIYLLTGKSPQELGTDPATGAVLWRQYALSVTPSFAAVLEKAIQFSTHDRFTTAREMLQALQTGTVPVAPTVPYIHPQVPTTPPNPTPQHTLPISPAQSSQPSSQSSRPSNWFDGTFIGSLLAAIGVTVAIGTGIFVIFNWKQSQQQVQQSSTQQTQTSIQPSAEPSEEPQETIPSQETQVPETTPSPQVSDSSSPSVDQPSPEQAIQNYYSTINRGEYQTGWNQLSPTYQNNQRLHPNGYLSYIDWWGGQVQRVELEQVSLVEAGTETATVNAQLRYFMKTGKVVPSSVRFFLLWDAQNSKWIIADAR, from the coding sequence ATGCTGCTTAACAACCGCTATCGAGTTCTTCGCACTTTGGGGAATGGAGGATTTGGTGAAACATTCTTGGCAGAAGATACCCAAATGCCCTCACAGCGCCGCTGTGTTATCAAACAACTGAAACCAATTCAGGATAATCCTCAAGTCTACGAACTAGTACAGCAGCGATTCCGGCGTGAAGCAGCAATTCTAGAAGACCTTGGAGATGGTAGCAGCCAAATTCCCCGCTTGTACGCTTACTTTTCAGAAAATGGTCAATTCTACTTAGTTCAAGAGTATATTGAAGGACAAACTCTGACAGCAAAGGTGCAACAACAGGGTCTGCTCAGTGAGAGTTCGGTCAAAGAAATTTTAACCAGTATTTTGCCAGTTCTGGAATTTGTTCACAATAAAGGCATTGTTCATCGCGACATCAAACCAGAGAATATTCTCATTCGTCATCGCGATGAGCAACCAGTTTTAATTGATTTTGGTGCAGTTAAAGAAACTGTAGGAACAGTCATGACACCTTCTGGCAATTCCACCAAATCAATTGTGATTGGTACGCCAGGATATATGCCTAGCGAGCAATCGGTTGGTCGTCCCATGTTTGCTAGCGATCTCTACAGTTTGGGGTTGACGGCAATTTATTTGCTGACAGGCAAATCTCCCCAAGAGTTAGGCACCGATCCCGCTACAGGTGCTGTATTATGGAGGCAATATGCTTTGAGTGTAACGCCAAGTTTCGCAGCAGTTCTGGAAAAAGCAATTCAATTTAGTACGCACGATCGCTTTACCACTGCTAGAGAAATGCTACAAGCTTTACAAACTGGGACAGTACCAGTTGCACCTACTGTTCCTTACATCCACCCACAAGTTCCTACTACACCCCCTAACCCTACACCTCAACACACCCTTCCTATTAGTCCGGCGCAATCCTCACAACCTTCCTCTCAAAGTAGCAGACCATCTAATTGGTTCGACGGCACGTTCATTGGTAGTTTATTGGCTGCTATTGGTGTGACTGTTGCCATTGGTACTGGTATCTTTGTGATTTTTAACTGGAAACAATCTCAACAACAGGTACAACAATCATCAACACAGCAAACCCAAACATCCATTCAACCGTCAGCAGAACCTTCTGAGGAACCTCAAGAAACCATACCATCCCAAGAAACGCAGGTTCCTGAGACAACTCCATCTCCTCAAGTTTCCGATTCATCATCGCCTTCAGTCGATCAACCATCACCAGAACAAGCAATTCAAAATTATTACTCAACAATTAATCGAGGTGAATATCAAACGGGATGGAATCAACTTTCTCCCACTTACCAAAACAATCAACGGCTTCACCCAAATGGTTATCTTTCCTACATTGATTGGTGGGGGGGACAGGTTCAACGTGTAGAACTCGAACAAGTCAGTTTAGTGGAAGCAGGTACGGAAACAGCAACAGTCAATGCTCAATTAAGGTACTTTATGAAAACGGGAAAAGTTGTTCCCAGTTCCGTGCGTTTTTTCCTTTTGTGGGATGCTCAGAACAGCAAATGGATTATAGCTGATGCAAGATAA
- a CDS encoding AAA-like domain-containing protein — protein sequence MSKANIYTVGGTVQVNQNGVYIARQADEELIGLCRESKFSYILTSRQMGKSSLMVRTVERLAEEDIQSVVIDLTQVGTQVTAEQWYLGLLTIVEGTLLLETDVVQWWQERSHLGFTQRLTLFFREVLLPEVATPIVIFVDEIDTTLRLDFTDDFFAAVRSLYVARASEPEFHRLSFVLIGVATPGDLIRDPKRTPFNIGQLVDLTDFTFEEAKPLAEGLDLSKDEARQVLKWVLKWTGGHPYLTQRLCSIIRQKEQKSWSQADVDGVVSSNFFGKMSEQDNNLQFVRDMLTKRAPDEKGVLTTYRSIRWGRLPVLDEERSLVKSHLKLSGVVKRENAVLKVRNQIYHRVFDLKWVNQHLPLKLRDLWERLKPSLPILMTAAVFSVVVVAIALHAEKQRREALTQKQEAIKNEKLAKQNAQQAEKAQRRAEASQREEQKQRQIAEQRGTQLADSLQKTKLAQQAEVKQRQIAEQRRKQIADSLQKTKLAQQAEARQRQIAEQRGKQLANSLQKTQAAEKLAVQRQREAQKQRDIAKQKETDANNAKTQAEKLQANAEILAQSLTTENLLASYPELDTLAAGVKLGKKVKSKTLEGDTRSKAISVLHRIVYEIKERNRLTGHSDFVRSVAFSPDGKTIATASDDSTVRLWNLKGESLQTLKGHSGTVRSVAFNSDGKTIATASDDSTVRLWNLKGESLQTLKGHSGTVNSVAFSPDGKTIATASSDRTARLWNLKGESLQTLKGHNYFVNSVAFSPDGKTIATASSDRTVRLWNLKGESLQTLKGHSDFVRSVAFSPDGKTIATVSDDRTVRLWNFKGESLQTLTGYSGYISSVAFSPDGKTIATASDDRTVRLWNLKGESLQTLKGHSDFVRSVAFSPDGKTIATASDDSTVRLWNLKGESLQTLTGQSKFVNSVAFSPDGKTIATVSSDSPVNDDTVRLWNLKGESLQTLTEQSKFVNSIAFSPDGKTIATVSSDIVSDDSTVRLWNLKGESLQTLKGHSGTVNSVAFSPDGKTIATASSDSTVRLWNLKGESLQTLKGHSGTVNSVAFSPDGKTIATASDDSTVRLWNLKGESLQTLKGHSGTVNSVAFSPDGKTIATASSDRTVRLWNLKGESLQTLKGHSGTVNSVAFSPDGKTIATASSDSTVRLWNFDLDDLLAKGCVWIHDYWTYNYLKNNPNAKEEDRKLCDGIGIRK from the coding sequence GTGAGTAAAGCAAATATTTACACAGTTGGCGGAACCGTACAGGTTAATCAAAACGGTGTTTACATTGCTCGTCAAGCCGATGAGGAACTGATTGGACTGTGTCGAGAAAGTAAATTTTCTTACATTCTCACGTCACGGCAAATGGGTAAATCCAGTTTGATGGTGCGGACTGTGGAACGACTCGCTGAAGAAGATATTCAGTCCGTTGTCATTGATTTGACACAGGTGGGGACACAGGTAACAGCCGAACAGTGGTATTTAGGATTACTTACCATCGTCGAAGGAACTCTGTTGTTAGAGACAGATGTAGTGCAGTGGTGGCAAGAACGTTCCCATTTAGGCTTTACCCAAAGGTTAACTCTGTTTTTTCGAGAGGTGCTTTTACCAGAAGTAGCGACACCTATAGTGATTTTTGTCGATGAAATTGATACAACATTAAGACTTGATTTTACGGATGACTTTTTTGCCGCCGTTCGTTCCCTATACGTTGCCCGTGCTTCAGAACCAGAATTTCACCGTCTTTCCTTTGTGTTGATTGGTGTCGCAACTCCCGGCGATTTGATCCGCGATCCCAAACGAACACCCTTTAATATCGGTCAGCTTGTTGACCTGACAGATTTTACTTTTGAAGAAGCAAAACCTCTGGCTGAGGGATTGGATTTATCAAAAGATGAAGCACGACAAGTTTTGAAGTGGGTGCTGAAATGGACGGGAGGACATCCCTATTTAACGCAACGGCTTTGTAGCATAATTAGACAAAAAGAGCAGAAAAGTTGGTCGCAAGCAGATGTTGATGGTGTAGTCAGCAGTAACTTTTTTGGGAAAATGAGCGAGCAAGATAATAACTTGCAGTTCGTGCGGGATATGTTAACCAAACGCGCACCGGACGAAAAAGGCGTGCTGACAACTTATCGTAGTATTCGTTGGGGTAGGCTCCCTGTTTTAGATGAAGAAAGGTCACTTGTAAAATCGCATCTCAAGCTTTCAGGTGTAGTCAAGCGAGAGAATGCGGTGTTGAAGGTGCGGAATCAAATTTATCACAGGGTATTTGATTTAAAGTGGGTTAATCAACATTTACCGTTAAAGTTGCGAGATTTGTGGGAACGCCTCAAGCCATCACTACCTATACTTATGACAGCAGCAGTATTTTCTGTTGTGGTAGTGGCAATAGCGTTGCATGCGGAAAAGCAACGTCGAGAAGCACTAACACAAAAACAAGAAGCTATAAAAAATGAAAAGTTGGCAAAACAAAACGCGCAACAAGCAGAAAAAGCTCAAAGACGTGCTGAAGCATCACAACGAGAAGAACAAAAGCAACGCCAAATAGCAGAACAACGTGGAACACAGTTAGCTGATTCTCTGCAAAAAACCAAACTGGCTCAACAAGCAGAAGTAAAACAACGCCAAATAGCAGAACAACGGAGAAAACAAATAGCAGATTCTCTGCAAAAAACCAAACTGGCTCAACAAGCAGAAGCAAGGCAACGCCAAATAGCAGAACAACGTGGAAAACAGTTAGCTAATTCTCTTCAAAAAACCCAAGCTGCTGAAAAATTAGCTGTACAACGCCAACGCGAAGCGCAAAAGCAACGAGATATTGCCAAGCAAAAAGAAACAGACGCAAACAATGCTAAAACACAAGCCGAAAAACTACAAGCCAATGCGGAAATTCTGGCACAAAGTTTGACTACAGAAAACTTGCTAGCTTCCTACCCTGAACTTGATACATTAGCCGCAGGGGTGAAATTGGGAAAAAAGGTGAAAAGCAAGACATTAGAAGGTGATACTCGATCCAAGGCAATCTCTGTTTTACATAGAATCGTTTACGAGATCAAAGAACGAAATCGCCTCACCGGGCATAGCGATTTTGTCAGAAGTGTAGCCTTCAGCCCAGATGGCAAGACCATTGCCACAGCAAGTGATGACAGTACGGTACGCTTGTGGAATCTCAAAGGTGAATCCCTGCAAACCCTCAAAGGGCATAGCGGTACTGTCAGAAGTGTAGCCTTCAACTCAGATGGCAAGACCATTGCCACAGCAAGTGATGATAGTACGGTACGCTTGTGGAATCTCAAAGGTGAATCCCTGCAAACCCTCAAAGGGCATAGCGGTACTGTCAATAGTGTAGCCTTCAGCCCAGATGGCAAGACCATTGCCACAGCAAGTTCTGACAGAACGGCACGCTTGTGGAATCTTAAAGGTGAATCCCTGCAAACCCTCAAAGGGCATAACTATTTTGTCAATAGTGTAGCCTTCAGCCCAGATGGCAAGACCATTGCCACAGCAAGTTCTGACAGAACAGTACGCTTGTGGAATCTCAAAGGCGAATCCCTGCAAACCCTCAAAGGACATAGCGATTTTGTCAGAAGTGTAGCCTTCAGCCCAGATGGCAAGACCATTGCTACAGTAAGTGATGACAGAACGGTACGCTTGTGGAATTTCAAAGGTGAATCCCTTCAAACCCTCACCGGGTATAGCGGATATATCTCTAGTGTAGCCTTCAGCCCAGATGGCAAAACCATTGCCACAGCAAGTGATGACAGAACAGTACGCTTGTGGAATCTCAAAGGCGAATCCCTGCAAACCCTCAAAGGACATAGCGATTTTGTCAGAAGTGTAGCCTTCAGCCCAGATGGCAAGACCATTGCTACAGCAAGTGATGACAGTACGGTACGCTTGTGGAATCTCAAAGGTGAATCCCTTCAAACCCTCACTGGGCAGAGCAAGTTTGTCAATAGTGTAGCCTTCAGCCCAGATGGCAAGACCATTGCCACAGTAAGTTCTGACAGTCCGGTAAATGATGACACGGTACGCTTGTGGAATCTCAAAGGTGAATCCCTTCAAACCCTCACTGAGCAGAGCAAGTTTGTCAATAGTATAGCCTTCAGCCCAGATGGCAAGACCATTGCCACAGTAAGTTCTGACATAGTAAGTGATGACAGTACGGTACGCTTGTGGAATCTTAAAGGTGAATCCCTTCAAACCCTCAAAGGGCATAGCGGTACTGTCAATAGTGTAGCCTTCAGCCCAGATGGCAAGACCATTGCCACTGCAAGTTCTGACAGTACGGTACGCTTGTGGAATCTTAAAGGTGAATCCCTTCAAACCCTCAAAGGGCATAGCGGTACTGTCAATAGTGTAGCCTTCAGCCCAGATGGCAAGACCATTGCCACAGCAAGTGATGACAGTACGGTACGCTTGTGGAATCTCAAAGGCGAATCCCTGCAAACCCTCAAAGGGCATAGCGGTACTGTCAATAGTGTAGCCTTCAGCCCAGATGGCAAGACCATTGCCACAGCAAGTTCTGACAGAACGGTACGCTTGT
- a CDS encoding serine/threonine-protein kinase yields the protein MTTKLLNNRYQVIQVLGSGGFGDTFLAEDVHMPSRRRCVIKQLKPVTKDPKTYQMIQQRFEREAATLEFLGEGSEQIPKLYAYFSEQGQFYLVQEWIQGETLTDVINAKGALSEIEVRAILLSLLSVLDYVHSKGIIHRDIKPENIILRSLNNKPVLIDFGAVKETIRSVATTSGNLTQSIIIGTPGYMSSEQAIGRPVYATDIYSLGVTAIYLLTGKRPYELETHPQTGEIIWRQHASGVSSTLAEVIDRAIKQNAGDRYTTASKMLHALQSATAPPTIIPQSATGQVTIPLSAGATASSQNTQLHPNSTKNPVISSNWQKPAWIAGSLVVGSLIGAVAFASMNRQPEPEVSVAKSPVTEQAPEANITTPTPSPTSVVPTESNRNMPRVVVPPPAPVAPDPVVNNPPPQPVETSTPSQSTENSAPQEQEEASTSQPASEQPPQAEDSQSPVASAPQPEERSETPVTEPTSEADPPKEEKEEQAEKEEKQKVATANTKGSNVPAFPVGTPEDSVRAALGKPGKRSRGLWNTRAYLYNLEPNRVDLGYLFDRRTGVLRQTEVAFAQSVEPDVMQNTLQGMLGGSASGEIKQGLQKVYERQNNRYSFNLGGLKGVIERNNEDQIYIAVWDADLHQ from the coding sequence ATGACAACAAAGCTGCTGAACAATCGGTATCAAGTTATCCAGGTGCTGGGATCTGGCGGATTTGGTGACACCTTTTTGGCGGAGGATGTCCATATGCCTTCTCGCCGACGCTGCGTAATCAAGCAACTCAAACCGGTGACAAAGGACCCGAAAACTTACCAAATGATTCAACAGCGGTTTGAGCGAGAAGCCGCCACCTTGGAATTTTTGGGTGAAGGAAGCGAACAAATTCCCAAGCTTTATGCCTACTTTTCGGAACAAGGACAGTTTTACTTGGTTCAAGAGTGGATTCAAGGTGAAACTTTGACAGATGTTATCAACGCTAAGGGGGCGTTGAGCGAAATAGAAGTCAGAGCAATTTTGTTGAGTCTCCTGTCTGTGTTAGATTATGTCCACAGTAAAGGTATTATCCACCGAGATATCAAACCTGAGAATATTATTCTTCGCTCTTTGAACAATAAACCAGTTCTCATCGATTTTGGTGCTGTCAAAGAAACAATACGTTCAGTCGCGACGACTTCTGGAAACCTGACGCAATCGATTATCATTGGCACGCCAGGGTATATGTCTAGCGAGCAAGCTATTGGACGCCCGGTTTATGCAACTGACATATACAGTTTGGGCGTTACGGCGATCTATTTACTGACTGGTAAACGTCCTTACGAATTAGAAACTCATCCTCAAACAGGTGAAATTATTTGGCGTCAACATGCCTCTGGGGTGTCCTCAACTTTGGCAGAAGTTATTGATCGCGCTATTAAGCAGAATGCAGGCGATCGCTACACAACTGCTAGTAAAATGTTACATGCTTTACAATCTGCAACTGCTCCGCCAACCATTATCCCACAATCAGCTACGGGACAAGTCACAATACCCCTGTCTGCTGGTGCTACGGCTTCTTCCCAAAATACCCAACTCCATCCGAACAGTACTAAAAATCCAGTAATTTCTTCTAATTGGCAAAAACCAGCCTGGATTGCAGGGAGTTTGGTTGTTGGGAGCTTAATTGGAGCCGTTGCGTTCGCTAGCATGAACCGTCAACCAGAACCCGAAGTTTCTGTTGCGAAATCACCTGTCACAGAACAAGCCCCAGAAGCAAATATTACAACTCCAACTCCTTCACCAACATCTGTTGTGCCAACTGAGTCTAATAGAAATATGCCTAGAGTTGTTGTCCCACCTCCAGCACCAGTTGCACCCGATCCAGTCGTTAACAACCCACCACCACAGCCAGTAGAAACTTCCACACCGTCTCAATCCACAGAAAATTCTGCACCTCAAGAACAAGAAGAAGCATCCACATCTCAACCAGCCTCAGAACAACCTCCACAAGCAGAAGATTCTCAATCCCCTGTTGCATCCGCACCACAACCAGAAGAGCGATCGGAAACGCCAGTAACTGAGCCAACCTCCGAGGCTGACCCACCAAAAGAGGAAAAAGAAGAACAAGCGGAAAAAGAGGAAAAGCAAAAAGTTGCCACAGCCAATACAAAAGGTAGCAATGTCCCTGCATTCCCCGTTGGTACGCCTGAAGATTCAGTTCGAGCGGCGTTAGGAAAACCAGGAAAGCGTTCTCGGGGTTTGTGGAATACTCGTGCTTATCTTTACAATTTAGAGCCAAATCGGGTTGACCTTGGTTATTTATTTGACCGTAGAACGGGCGTTTTGCGCCAAACAGAGGTGGCTTTTGCTCAATCTGTTGAACCAGATGTAATGCAAAATACATTACAAGGAATGCTGGGAGGTAGTGCTTCTGGTGAAATTAAGCAAGGGTTACAAAAAGTTTATGAGCGTCAAAATAATAGATATTCTTTTAATCTTGGTGGGTTAAAAGGAGTGATAGAACGCAACAATGAAGACCAAATTTACATTGCTGTTTGGGATGCAGACTTACATCAGTGA
- a CDS encoding SgcJ/EcaC family oxidoreductase translates to MAYKNSICAENSISEYPIIEDNTLTVEPPSGLQLSDSNERTSIPGTESDVSVFNPPATNFFVKAPDGENIGYVSLTDALGSGSVRLTKTLDVASNTRYTFSVDVSNPTNTKEQEIAALFDKWNAALQTGNPDEVVKLYAKDGVLLPTLSNKVRVTHSQMRDYFKHFLKYEPKGSILQQNIRVINNFFAINSGVYSFNLIKNHKPEKVVARYSFVYHHDGNDWLIVDHHSSAMPEI, encoded by the coding sequence ATGGCGTACAAAAACAGCATTTGCGCTGAAAACTCAATCTCTGAATATCCCATCATCGAAGACAACACCTTAACCGTTGAACCTCCTTCTGGTTTGCAACTGAGCGACTCTAACGAGCGAACTTCGATCCCCGGTACTGAATCTGATGTGAGTGTGTTTAATCCACCCGCAACTAATTTCTTTGTTAAAGCTCCAGATGGAGAGAATATTGGTTATGTGTCTCTAACAGATGCTCTTGGTAGTGGATCTGTGAGGTTGACCAAAACTTTGGATGTCGCTTCCAACACTCGTTACACCTTTTCGGTTGATGTAAGTAATCCCACAAACACTAAGGAGCAGGAGATTGCAGCGCTCTTTGACAAATGGAATGCTGCTTTGCAAACAGGAAATCCCGATGAAGTAGTCAAGCTCTATGCGAAAGATGGTGTGCTCCTGCCAACGTTGTCTAATAAGGTACGGGTCACTCATTCACAAATGAGAGACTACTTCAAGCATTTCCTCAAATACGAGCCTAAAGGTTCAATCCTTCAACAAAACATCCGCGTCATTAACAACTTTTTTGCTATTAACTCGGGTGTCTACAGCTTTAATTTAATTAAGAATCACAAGCCGGAAAAGGTCGTGGCACGTTACTCGTTCGTCTATCACCACGATGGCAATGACTGGCTAATTGTTGACCACCATTCTTCTGCTATGCCTGAGATTTGA